In Vicia villosa cultivar HV-30 ecotype Madison, WI unplaced genomic scaffold, Vvil1.0 ctg.000098F_1_1, whole genome shotgun sequence, the following proteins share a genomic window:
- the LOC131624030 gene encoding uncharacterized protein LOC131624030, producing MGYSKGLHHNGVSQKGRPYLLILLMTFGVALFGVMVLHRFREKRIFNLLVKQKDHQLITLQLLLEKEKDRAKELSRKNQETKAKIYTLSSQKMELARTIAEMKSTMNSLKDEQKLIESAFVEQQHELRMMQERGSNLEQRGFERIASTENLKKKEAEKQESKHRLDTLVKTSRESIEHPTTIFDQILAANATTENATTEAQGKTQNDKQEKDEKSKNGGDEDRSKLTEFKDDNPEKEIKTNGEREKKNHNAEDDGTTAKDNDAEVLEDKKAVIEEHQRKLEMNTDGERRDFNAKQLSGEKSKRGHLSSKTKRKHKRTIVENKLMENNGTSESHGEVNMSNRKVYREDNNGTDSDEERDSNSQREAESQAKLLKNENGEGDSNNQREAESRAKLLNPKNHENSEDDSNTTVDKTNQQVTDNGINNHKEEHEDGTVQQNLSRRRINNAEQQKSNLFHEKSKEFEVSDLNKQDKDAENDGEEDDTDNFLNESQQDFEDESEKEEYREEIDESEFQNGL from the exons atgGGTTACAGCAAAGGGTTGCATCACAATGGAGTGAGTCAGAAAGGAAGGCCTTATTTGTTGATATTGCTCATGACATTTGGGGTTGCACTTTTTGGTGTTATGGTGCTTCATAGGTTTAGAGAGAAACGCATTTTCAATCTTCTTGTCAAACAGAAAGATCATCAGCTTATTACCCTTCAACTTCTCTTGGAG AAGGAAAAAGATCGCGCCAAAGAGTTGAGCAGGAAGAACCAAGAGACAAAGGCAAAAATATACACCCTCAGCAGTCAAAAGATGGAGCTTGCTAGAACAATTGCTGAGATGAAATCTACCATGAATTCACTTAAAGATGAGCAGAAACTAATAGAATCGGCGTTCGTGGAGCAGCAGCATGAGCTCCGAATGATGCAGGAAAGAGGGAGCAATTTGGAACAGAGAGGATTTGAAAGGATAGCATCAACAGAGAATCTTAAGAAAAAGGAAGCAGAGAAACAAGAATCGAAGCACCGTTTAGATACCCTAGTTAAGACCAGCAGGGAAAGCATTGAACATCCAACAACCATCTTTGATCAAATTTTGGCAGCGAATGCAACAACGGAGAATGCAACTACGGAAGCACAGGGTAAAACTCAGAATGATAAAcaggaaaaagatgaaaaatcCAAAAATGGAGGTGATGAAGATAGAAGCAAATTAACTGAGTTCAAAGATGACAACCCTGAAAAAGAAATTAAGACTAATGGAGAGCGAGAAAAGAAAAATCACAACGCTGAAGATGATGGTACCACTGCAAAGGATAATGATGCTGAAGTGTTGGAGGATAAGAAAGCAGTCATAGAAGagcatcaaagaaaacttgagATGAACACGGATGGTGAAAGACGAGATTTCAATGCAAAGCAATTGTCTGGAGAGAAGAGTAAACGCGGCCATTTAAGTAGTAAAACAAAAAGGAAGCACAAGAGAACCATCGTCGAGAATAAGTTAATGGAGAATAATGGGACTTCTGAAAGCCATGGAGAGGTAAACATGAGCAACAGAAAGGTTTACAGAGAGGATAACAATGGAACAGACTCTGACGAGGAAAGAGACAGCAATAGCCAAAGAGAAGCTGAATCACAGGCAAAATTGTTGAAGAATGAAAACGGTGAAGGTGACAGCAATAACCAACGAGAAGCTGAATCACGGGCGAAATTGTTAAATCCTAAGAACCATGAAAACAGTGAAGATGACAGCAACACAACAGTGGATAAGACTAATCAGCAGGTGACAGACAATGGAATCAATAATCACAAAGAAGAGCATGAAGATGGTACTGTCCAACAAAACTTGAGCAGGAGGCGTATCAATAATGCTGAACAACAGAAATCCAATCTGTTCCATGAAAAGTCTAAAGAATTTGAAGTTTCGGATTTGAATAAGCAAGACAAAGATGCAGAGAATGATGGTGAGGAGGATGATACCGACAATTTCCTCAACGAATCCCAACAGGATTTTGAAGATGAAAGTGAGAAAGAAGAGTACAGGGAGGAAATAGACGAATCAGAGTTCCAAAACGGTTTGTAA
- the LOC131624029 gene encoding beta-glucuronosyltransferase GlcAT14A-like, whose product MRKYVGSHSGRMFSDKKWIIPFFASLLVSVSLILTAILGEFSYSGGEELLPLVDVISLKGQEDNSSGYFVESDLERSLNVSVVVKMKVPKFAYLISGTKGDSRRMLRTLEAVYHPRNQYILHLDLEAPPRERLELANAVKADQIFREVENVRVMSQSNLVTYKGPTMIACTLQAIAILLKESSEWDWFINLSASDYPLVTQDDMLHVFSNLSRDLNFIEHTHISGWKLNQRARPIIIDPAFYLSKKSDLAVTSQKRTLPTSFKLFTGSAWVVLTRSFVEYCIWGWDNFPRTMLMYYTNFVSSPEGYFHTVICNTEKFRHTAISHDLHYIAWDSPPKQHPISLSMKDYDKMAKSNAPFARKFGKDDTILDKIDKELLGRTHRFSPGAWCIGTSDGGADPCSLRGNDTMLRPGPGAEKLHQLLQVLLSEEFISKQCL is encoded by the exons ATGAGGAAATATGTTGGTTCTCATTCAGGAAGGATGTTTAGTGACAAGAAATGGATTATCCCATTTTTCGCGAGTTTGTTGGTATCTGTGAGCTTGATTCTGACGGCTATTCTTGGCGAATTTAGTTATTCTGGCGGGGAAGAGCTGTTGCCGTTGGTTGATGTAATTTCGCTCAAGGGACAAGAGGATAATTCCAGTGGATATTTTGTGGAGTCGGATTTGGAGAGGTCTCTTAATGTTAGTGTTGTTGTGAAGATGAAGGTGCCTAAGTTTGCATACCTTATTTCAGGCACAAAGGGTGATAGTCGTAGGATGCTAAGAACATTAGAGGCAGTGTACCACCCGAGAAATCAGTATATTTTGCATTTAGATCTTGAGGCGCCGCCTCGGGAAAGGTTGGAGTTGGCCAATGCAGTGAAGGCTGATCAGATATTCAGGGAAGTGGAGAATGTGCGTGTTATGTCTCAATCTAATTTGGTTACTTATAAGGGTCCTACAATGATTGCTTGTACTCTTCAAGCTATTGCGATACTATTGAAGGAGAGTTCGGAGTGGGACTGGTTTATAAACCTCAGTGCTTCAGATTATCCTCTTGTGACACAGGATG ATATGCTTCATGTTTTCTCTAATCTGTCAAGAGATCTCAATTTCATTGAACATACACACATTTCTGGTTGGAAATT GAACCAAAGAGCAAGGCCCATCATTATTGATCCTGCTTTTTACTTATCAAAGAAATCTGATTTGGCAGTGACGTCTCAAAAAAGAACACTTCCCACATCTTTTAAATTATTCACCG GTTCAGCTTGGGTTGTACTAACACGGTCTTTTGTGGAGTATTGTATATGGGGATGGGATAACTTTCCGCGGACGATGCTTATGTATTATACAAATTTTGTCTCCTCGCCGGAGGGATATTTTCATACTGTTATTTGTAACACTGAGAAATTTCGGCACACTGCAATAAGTCACGATCTTCACTACATTGCTTGGGACAGTCCTCCAAAGCAACATCCAATCTCTTTATCTATGAAAGACTATGATAAAATGGCTAAGAGCAATGCTCCCTTTGCCCGAAAGTTTGGAAAAGATGATACAATCCTAGACAAGATCGACAAAGAACTTTTGGGGCGCACACATAGATTTTCACCAGGGGCGTGGTGTATTGGGACATCAGATGGTGGAGCAGACCCGTGTTCTTTGCGGGGAAATGATACGATGTTAAGGCCAGGACCTGGTGCAGAGAAGCTACACCAGTTGCTTCAGGTGCTGTTATCTGAAGAATTTATAAGTAAACAATGTTTGTGA
- the LOC131624031 gene encoding uncharacterized protein LOC131624031: MAFLARGAASLTRITATASKSPIQLVHRRGLAGAADPHATPRVDIWKDPLSPSKWKEEHFVIASLTGWGVLIYGGYKLFSGGKKEEKLPEAAH, from the exons ATGGCTTTTCTCGCACGCGGAGCCGCATCTCTAACCCGTATCACTGCAACCGCTTCCAAATCTCCGATTCAACTCGTCCACCGCCGCGGCCTTGCCGGAGCTGCAG ATCCCCATGCCACCCCTAGAGTTGACATCTGGAAAGACCCATTGAGTCCTTCAAAATGGAAGGAAGAGCAC TTTGTGATTGCCTCTTTAACTGGCTGGGGAGTACTCATCTATGGGGGATACAAGTTATTTTCCGGAGGCAAGAAAGAAGAG AAATTACCTGAAGCAGCACATTGA